The following proteins are encoded in a genomic region of Melopsittacus undulatus isolate bMelUnd1 chromosome 8, bMelUnd1.mat.Z, whole genome shotgun sequence:
- the ASB1 gene encoding ankyrin repeat and SOCS box protein 1 isoform X2: MGEERRASSARQSRNLKEWLREQFCDHPIEHCEDTRLHDAAYVGDLPTLKSLLQEESFQSRINEKSVWCCGWLPCTPLRIAATAGHGPCVDFLLRKGAEIDLVDVKGQTALYVAVVNGHLECAKILLEAGADPNGSRHHRSTPVYHAARVGRADILQELIRYGADVDVNHHLPSRGPSLSLRPLTTLVVCPLYISAAYHNLQCFRLLLQAGANPDFNCCGPINIQGFSRGSPVCVMDAVLRHGCEAAFVHLLIDFGADLNLVKVEALGVESTGRVKVNPEALQVFKEARGRTRSLLSLCRIAVRRILGKSRLDLIHSLPVPDPIKQFLLHEHS, encoded by the exons atgggagaagagagaagagccAGCTCTGCACGACAGA GTCGTAACCTGAAGGAGTGGCTGCGGGAGCAGTTCTGCGACCACCCCATTGAGCACTGCGAGGACACGCGGCTGCACGACGCGGCCTACGTGGGGGACCTGCCCACCCTCAAgagcctgctgcaggaggagagctTCCAAAG CCGGATCAACGAGAAGTCAGTGTGGTGCTGTGGCTGGCTGCCCTGCACACCGCTGCGCATCGCTGCCACTGCTGGCCATGGGCCCTGCGTGGACTTCCTCCTCCGCAAAGGGGCTGAGATCGACCTGGTGGACGTGAAGGGGCAGACAGCCCTCTACGTAGCTGTGGTCAACGGGCACCTCGAGTGTGCCAAGATCCTCCTGGAAGCTGGGGCTGACCCCAACGGCAGCAGGCATCACCGCAGCACCCCTGTGTACCATGCGGCACGTGTGGGCCGGGCAGACATCCTTCAGGAGCTGATCAG GTACGGTGCAGATGTGGATGTGAATCACCACCTCCCTTCCCGTGGCCCCAGCCTATCCCTGCGGCCCCTCACCACGCTGGTGGTCTGCCCACTTTACATCAGTGCTGCCTACCACAACCTCCAGTGCTTCCGGCTGCTGCTCCAAGCTGGAGCCAACCCGGATTTTAACTGCTGTGGGCCCATCAACATCCAAGGCTTCTCCCGGGGCTCCCCAGTGTGTGTGATGGACGCTGTCCTGCGGCATGGCTGTGAAGCAGCATTCGTCCACCTCTTGATTGACTTTGGAGCCGATCTGAACCTGGTGAAAGTGGAGGCCTTGGGAGTCGAATCCACAGGAAGGGTCAAAGTCAACCCTGAGGCTCTGCAGGTGTTCAAAGAAGCAAGGG GCCGCACCCGGAGCCTCTTGTCTCTCTGCCGCATAGCTGTACGAAGAATACTTGGCAAATCCCGGCTGGATCTGATCCATAGCCTTCCAGTCCCAGACCCCATTAAACAATTTCTACTTCATGAACACAGTTAA
- the ASB1 gene encoding ankyrin repeat and SOCS box protein 1 isoform X1 translates to MAEGGLPGGGQAGRNLKEWLREQFCDHPIEHCEDTRLHDAAYVGDLPTLKSLLQEESFQSRINEKSVWCCGWLPCTPLRIAATAGHGPCVDFLLRKGAEIDLVDVKGQTALYVAVVNGHLECAKILLEAGADPNGSRHHRSTPVYHAARVGRADILQELIRYGADVDVNHHLPSRGPSLSLRPLTTLVVCPLYISAAYHNLQCFRLLLQAGANPDFNCCGPINIQGFSRGSPVCVMDAVLRHGCEAAFVHLLIDFGADLNLVKVEALGVESTGRVKVNPEALQVFKEARGRTRSLLSLCRIAVRRILGKSRLDLIHSLPVPDPIKQFLLHEHS, encoded by the exons ATGGCGGAGGGCGGCCTCCCCGGCGGTGGGCAGGCAG GTCGTAACCTGAAGGAGTGGCTGCGGGAGCAGTTCTGCGACCACCCCATTGAGCACTGCGAGGACACGCGGCTGCACGACGCGGCCTACGTGGGGGACCTGCCCACCCTCAAgagcctgctgcaggaggagagctTCCAAAG CCGGATCAACGAGAAGTCAGTGTGGTGCTGTGGCTGGCTGCCCTGCACACCGCTGCGCATCGCTGCCACTGCTGGCCATGGGCCCTGCGTGGACTTCCTCCTCCGCAAAGGGGCTGAGATCGACCTGGTGGACGTGAAGGGGCAGACAGCCCTCTACGTAGCTGTGGTCAACGGGCACCTCGAGTGTGCCAAGATCCTCCTGGAAGCTGGGGCTGACCCCAACGGCAGCAGGCATCACCGCAGCACCCCTGTGTACCATGCGGCACGTGTGGGCCGGGCAGACATCCTTCAGGAGCTGATCAG GTACGGTGCAGATGTGGATGTGAATCACCACCTCCCTTCCCGTGGCCCCAGCCTATCCCTGCGGCCCCTCACCACGCTGGTGGTCTGCCCACTTTACATCAGTGCTGCCTACCACAACCTCCAGTGCTTCCGGCTGCTGCTCCAAGCTGGAGCCAACCCGGATTTTAACTGCTGTGGGCCCATCAACATCCAAGGCTTCTCCCGGGGCTCCCCAGTGTGTGTGATGGACGCTGTCCTGCGGCATGGCTGTGAAGCAGCATTCGTCCACCTCTTGATTGACTTTGGAGCCGATCTGAACCTGGTGAAAGTGGAGGCCTTGGGAGTCGAATCCACAGGAAGGGTCAAAGTCAACCCTGAGGCTCTGCAGGTGTTCAAAGAAGCAAGGG GCCGCACCCGGAGCCTCTTGTCTCTCTGCCGCATAGCTGTACGAAGAATACTTGGCAAATCCCGGCTGGATCTGATCCATAGCCTTCCAGTCCCAGACCCCATTAAACAATTTCTACTTCATGAACACAGTTAA